One Mycolicibacterium sp. ND9-15 genomic window, AGCGGGATGTGCTCACACCGTCAGCGGCCATGCGATGCGAGTAATCCCCGGCATGGACGACGGATCGCTGTCACCGATCGACGTCGAAACGATCATGCTCGACCAATCGCAGATGCGCGCGATCACCGGCGGGGATCTCACGATCATCCCGACCATGGACGCAAAGACCCCGGTCGACATCCAACCGCTCGTCGAGACCACTCCCCCGCAGTGCCAATGGATTTTCGCCGAAACCCGGACGTTCGGACCGGACGTCGAGGAGTTCCACAAGACCACCTTCCAGAACCCGCCCGGCGGCGGATTGATCTCCGAGGGCGCGGCCGCATATCGCGACGCCGTCACTGCACGGCGGGCTTTCGATTACCTGGTATCACTTGTCGACGGTTGCAGCGCAACGCCTTCGGGTCCGATGTTTGTCGGCGACTGGACGGTCAGCGTGGACACCCTGCAGACCCGGCCCTCGGGTGCGTGCGGTCGCGATTACCGGGTGAAGTCGGTGGTGCTGGTGGAGGTGACCGCGTGCCGGTACCCCGACTCCGTACCCGCGATCGTCATCACCAATATCCTCGCCAACGTGCCCGAATAGCTTGGGCTATCGCATGATCGTCGCGCTACCCAGCACCTCGTCGCCGGCGGGGTCGGGACGGTAGAGCACCATGGTCTGGCCCGGCGCCACACCGCGCAGTGGTGCGCGCAGGTCGACCACGAGCCGGCCGTCACGGAGCTGCGCCACCCCGTCGCCGATACCGCCGTGGGCACGCACCTGCACCTGGCACTCGACGAGACCCGTTGGCGCCTCACCGGAGGTGAAGACCGGCCGCTCGCCGGTCAACGTCCACACGTCCAGGTCGGCAGCGGTGCCGACGTGCACGGTCGCGGTGTCCGGGTCGATCTCCGTCACATACCGCGGCCGCCCGTCGGGGCCGGGCCCGGCAATGCCCAACCCCTTGCGCTGACCGACCGTGAATCCGTGCACACCGTCGTGTTCGGCCAGCACGACGCCCGCGGCGTCGACGACCGACCCACGCCGGACACCGATCCGGGCCCCCAGAAACGCGCGAGTGTCGCCCGACGGGATGAAGCAGATGTCGTGGCTGTCCGGCTTGGCGGCGACAGCGAGCCCACGACCCGCGGCCTCCGCACGGATCTGCGGCTTGGGTGTGTCGCCGACCGGGAACACCGCGTGACGCAGCTGTTGGGCCGTGAGGACGGCCAGTACGTACGACTGGTCTTTGTCCGCATCGACGGCACGGCGCAACCGGCCGTCGGACAGCCGCGCATAGTGTCCGGTGGCGAGCGCATCGAAACCCAGTGCCAGCGCACGAGCGGCCAACGCGGAGAACTTGATGCGCTCATTGCAGCGCACGCACGGGTTCGGGGTCTCACCGCGGGCATAGGACGACACGAAATCGTCGATGACGTCTTCGGAGAAGCGGTCGGCGAAATCCCAGACATAGAACGGGATGCCGAGAACATCGGCGACCCGGCGCGCGTCACCCGCGTCCTCTTTCGAGCAGCAGCCGCGAGACCCGGTGCGCAGCGTGCCCGGTGAAGGCGACAGCGCCAGATGCACACCGACCACGTCATGGCCCGCGTCGACCATCCTGGCGGCGGCGACCGAGGAGTCCACGCCACCGCTCATCGCCACGAGTACCCGCATGGTCATACTGTCTTCGCGCAAGCGCTCATCGGAACTCGACGACCCCCGAACTGGCGAGGGCGGCTTGCCGTGCCCGCTCCACCGCGGCGGGCAGCGCAGCGAGCGCGGCATCGACGTCGCCGTCGGTGCTGGTGTGGCCCAACGACAGCCGAAGCGATCCGCGCGCACTAACCGGGTCGGCGCCCATCGCGAGCAATACATGCGACGGCTGCGCGACCCCGGCCGTGCAAGCCGAACCCGTCGAGCACTCGATACCCTTGGCGTCCAACAGCATCAGCAGAGAGTCCCCCTCGCAACCGCGAAAAGTGAAGTGGGAGTTGCCCGGCAGCCTGCCAGCCCCTGTCGCCCCGTTGACCTCGACGTCGTCGATGCTCGCCAACACACCTTCGACCAACCGGTCGCGAAGCGCGGACACTCGCGCACTGGTGGCCTCCAATCCGCCAAGGGCAGCCCCCGCCGCGGCGGCCATCGCGACGGCACCCGCCACATAGGGTGTGCCGGAACGAACATCGCGCTCCTGACCTCCGCCGTGCAGCAACGGCACGCAGGCGGTGTCCCGACGAAGCAGCAACGCCCCGATCCCGGTGGGTCCACCGAACTTGTGCGCCGCGATGCTCATCGCCGATAGTCCACTCGCCCCGAAGCCGACCGGAATGTGGCCGACGGCCTGGACGGCGTCGCTGTGCATGGGGACGCCGAATTCACCTGCCACAGCGGCGAGTTCGGCGATCGGCATGATCGTTCCGACCTCGTTGTTCGCCCACATCACCGATACCACGGCCACGTCGTCGTGGTCCTGCAACGCCCGGCGCAGCGCCGCCGGCGTCACCGAGCCGTCCTTCTCGACGGGCAGCCAGCTCACCTCGGCGCCCTCATGCTCGACCAGCCACTCGACGGAGTCCAGCACGGCATGGTGCTCGACCGGCGTGGTCACGATTCGGGTGCGGTGCGGATCGGCATCGCGGCGCGCCCAGTAGATGCCCTTGATCGCCAGGTTGTCGCTCTCGGTGCCGCCGGCGGTGAAGATCACCTCAGAGGGGCGTGCGCCGAGCAGCTGGGCCAGCGTCTCGCGTGACTCCTCCATCCGCCGGCGCGCGGCCCGGCCAGTGCCGTGCAGCGACGATGCGTTGCCGACCGTGGCCAGCGCAGCCGTCATCGCCTCGATGGCAACGGGGTACATCGGGGTGGTGGCGGCGTGATCGAGGTAGACCGGCTGATCCGGGGACATAACCAGTCCAGAATAGCCGTCGAGCCGGGGGCTCCTCCGATCCGCTCAGGCCACCAGGGCGTGACCGGCCGAGCGTTGCCCCGAATCGCCGCGCACCGCGGTCTCACAGCGGGTTGCCAGTTCACGACGGTCGGTTCCTGGTAGCTGCAACGACTCCACCTGCACCCGCACGACCGTGCGCTTCGCGGTGATCAGGCGCCGGATCGACTCGAGCAGTGTGTCGTCGCCCACATAGGCGGCAACGGTGGACGGCGCCCCGTCGGGGTGGTGGTAGCTCACCCGTAGCGGTTGGACCGGCCGGCCGGCGTCGATGGCGGCCTGAAACATCGCGGGCCGGAAGCGCCCGTAGGCCAGGCCGCAGTAAGTGGTGCCCTCGGGGAAGGCCACCACCGTCTGGCCGGCGCGAAGCCCACGGGCGACGGCGCCCACCACATCGGGCAGCCGCCGCAGATTGGCCCGCTCGATCGGAATCACCTTCAGCACCCGGGCCAGCAGGCCGAGGCCTGGCCAGTCGATGAGTTCTGACTTCGCGACGAACCGTCCCGGCAGCACCGAACCGATCGCGAAGACGTCCACCCAGGATATGTGCCCGCTCACCACCAGCACGCCGCTCAAGTTGCGGATCGGCCCGCCGGACACCGTGGTCCGCACACCCAGGCAACGCAGCAGCAACCGGCAGTAGCCACGCTGGACGTGGGATCGGCCCGGCGCAGGGACGGCCAGCAGCGGGGCCAGCACCAGCAGGGAAAGGGCCACCGTGGCGCGCAACGTGGCGCGGCAGGTGACGATCACCCGGCGACCCGCATGCCCGGTGGCGGCGCTGGCGCAACTCGCGTCGCACGCCGCCCGCGGCACCCACGAACTCGTGGTCATCGCGCGGTCTCACCGGCCATGGCTGCGGCCGCTCCGACGGAGCGCAGCCTGCGCAGATACCTGGTGTCGGCTCGGCGTTTGTCGAGCAACGCCGGGAAGTCGCCCACCCCGAAGTCGGGATCGTGCGCGGGTTCGCCGCATACCTGCGCGCCGAGCCGCAGGTAGCCCCGCATCAGGGCGGGCACGGCCACTCGGGCCGGTGGATCGATGTCGTCGAGCCCGTTGCCGCCGACGGTCACGGGCTGATGCGGGCGCACGGTGTAGCGCGCCGGGGCGGCGTGCCGACGGCGGACGAAGTCGCGTACTCCGCGGATCTGCGCGCCCGGGGCGTCGCCGTCGGGACCGCGCACCGGCACCGACACGCAGCCGGTGACATAGTCGTAGCCGCAGCGGTCGAGATACGCCAGAATCCCGGCCCACATCAGCAGCACCACGCCGCCGTTGCGGTGATCCGCGCGCACCACGGCCCGGCCCATTTCGACCAGGCCCGGACGCAGCGGGTCGAGTGCTCGAACGTCGAATCCCGTTGCGCTGTAAAGGTCGCCGGCGGCGACCGCGCCGGCCGGCGGCAGCATCCGATAGCAGCCGACCAATTCGCCGGAGAGGTCCTCGCGGACGAGAAGATGGTCGCAATGCTCGTCGAACCGGTCGGCGTCCAAGCCGTCGGGGGCGCCGCTCAGCGCGAATCCGGGCTCGGAGGTGAACACCGCGTGGCGGAGGCGCTGCGCCGCCTCGACCAGCGTGGCATCGGTCGACAGCAGGAGCGTGTAGCGCGGCGCGGACGTC contains:
- the mnmA gene encoding tRNA 2-thiouridine(34) synthase MnmA; the encoded protein is MRVLVAMSGGVDSSVAAARMVDAGHDVVGVHLALSPSPGTLRTGSRGCCSKEDAGDARRVADVLGIPFYVWDFADRFSEDVIDDFVSSYARGETPNPCVRCNERIKFSALAARALALGFDALATGHYARLSDGRLRRAVDADKDQSYVLAVLTAQQLRHAVFPVGDTPKPQIRAEAAGRGLAVAAKPDSHDICFIPSGDTRAFLGARIGVRRGSVVDAAGVVLAEHDGVHGFTVGQRKGLGIAGPGPDGRPRYVTEIDPDTATVHVGTAADLDVWTLTGERPVFTSGEAPTGLVECQVQVRAHGGIGDGVAQLRDGRLVVDLRAPLRGVAPGQTMVLYRPDPAGDEVLGSATIMR
- a CDS encoding sensor domain-containing protein, which gives rise to MPAALRSIALWCAMAALAAGCAHTVSGHAMRVIPGMDDGSLSPIDVETIMLDQSQMRAITGGDLTIIPTMDAKTPVDIQPLVETTPPQCQWIFAETRTFGPDVEEFHKTTFQNPPGGGLISEGAAAYRDAVTARRAFDYLVSLVDGCSATPSGPMFVGDWTVSVDTLQTRPSGACGRDYRVKSVVLVEVTACRYPDSVPAIVITNILANVPE
- a CDS encoding cysteine desulfurase family protein; this encodes MSPDQPVYLDHAATTPMYPVAIEAMTAALATVGNASSLHGTGRAARRRMEESRETLAQLLGARPSEVIFTAGGTESDNLAIKGIYWARRDADPHRTRIVTTPVEHHAVLDSVEWLVEHEGAEVSWLPVEKDGSVTPAALRRALQDHDDVAVVSVMWANNEVGTIMPIAELAAVAGEFGVPMHSDAVQAVGHIPVGFGASGLSAMSIAAHKFGGPTGIGALLLRRDTACVPLLHGGGQERDVRSGTPYVAGAVAMAAAAGAALGGLEATSARVSALRDRLVEGVLASIDDVEVNGATGAGRLPGNSHFTFRGCEGDSLLMLLDAKGIECSTGSACTAGVAQPSHVLLAMGADPVSARGSLRLSLGHTSTDGDVDAALAALPAAVERARQAALASSGVVEFR
- a CDS encoding GNAT family N-acetyltransferase, with protein sequence MSTASVLIAPDETDRAQTGSSTSAPRYTLLLSTDATLVEAAQRLRHAVFTSEPGFALSGAPDGLDADRFDEHCDHLLVREDLSGELVGCYRMLPPAGAVAAGDLYSATGFDVRALDPLRPGLVEMGRAVVRADHRNGGVVLLMWAGILAYLDRCGYDYVTGCVSVPVRGPDGDAPGAQIRGVRDFVRRRHAAPARYTVRPHQPVTVGGNGLDDIDPPARVAVPALMRGYLRLGAQVCGEPAHDPDFGVGDFPALLDKRRADTRYLRRLRSVGAAAAMAGETAR
- a CDS encoding lysophospholipid acyltransferase family protein, which produces MTTSSWVPRAACDASCASAATGHAGRRVIVTCRATLRATVALSLLVLAPLLAVPAPGRSHVQRGYCRLLLRCLGVRTTVSGGPIRNLSGVLVVSGHISWVDVFAIGSVLPGRFVAKSELIDWPGLGLLARVLKVIPIERANLRRLPDVVGAVARGLRAGQTVVAFPEGTTYCGLAYGRFRPAMFQAAIDAGRPVQPLRVSYHHPDGAPSTVAAYVGDDTLLESIRRLITAKRTVVRVQVESLQLPGTDRRELATRCETAVRGDSGQRSAGHALVA